Proteins from a single region of Chloroherpeton thalassium ATCC 35110:
- a CDS encoding DUF2795 domain-containing protein, which yields MFWNLDLARYLVDAPWPATKDELIDYANRIGAPQEVVENLEELQDGDEQYESIEEVWPDFPTDEDFYYNDEDTEF from the coding sequence ATGTTCTGGAATTTAGATTTAGCACGTTATCTTGTAGATGCTCCTTGGCCAGCAACAAAAGACGAGTTAATTGATTACGCGAATCGAATTGGCGCACCTCAAGAGGTTGTAGAAAATCTTGAGGAATTGCAAGATGGCGATGAACAGTATGAAAGCATTGAGGAGGTTTGGCCTGATTTTCCAACGGACGAGGATTTCTATTATAACGACGAGGACACAGAATTTTAA
- the uvrB gene encoding excinuclease ABC subunit UvrB: MRLDGSSGKFELSCPYSPAGDQPKAIKELTEGVLRGDKHQTLLGVTGSGKTFSISNVIANVNKPTLVISHNKTLAAQLYGEFKQFFPNNAVEYFISYYDFYQPEAYLPSTDKYIAKDFRINDEIDRLRLRATSAVLSGRKDVIIVSSVSCIYGLGSPDEWASQIIFLETGMEKSRRELLNELVSIHYTRNDVELVRGKFRVRGDIIDIVPAYEDYGVRIEFFGDEIDRLQLFEIKTGDVFEEVSDFAIYPAKQFVTMEENLHKGIKAIEKELASRLNVLRSEDKLVEAQRLEERTRYDIEMMKELGYCSGVENYSRHLSGRGEGEKPYCLLDYFIDNDYLVVIDESHVTLPQIRAMYAGDRSRKSILVEHGFRLPSALDNRPLKFEEFQAMTPQTIYVSATPGDYELQQSGGVVVEQIIRPTGLLDPSIDVRPVKNQIDDLLAEIRMRAKIGEKILTMTLTKRMSEDLQDYLEKVGVRSQYLHSEIKSLDRVQILRELRMGEFDVLVGVNLLREGLDLPEVSLVAILDADKEGFLRDKKSLLQISGRAARNSNGKVIFYADKMTESMRAVINETERRRAIQIAYNEANGIVPKTIHKSLEQVMTSTSVADAQRRQKRARMQVESGVENLLEEVIEKMTKEEKLAMIDQMTEEMVDAAERTDYEKAAYLRDEIRRLQNALNGQKS, encoded by the coding sequence ATGAGATTAGATGGAAGTTCCGGCAAATTTGAATTAAGCTGCCCATACAGCCCGGCGGGTGACCAACCGAAAGCCATCAAGGAATTGACCGAAGGTGTCTTGCGCGGCGATAAACACCAAACATTGCTCGGCGTAACTGGTTCGGGAAAAACCTTTTCCATCTCAAATGTCATTGCAAATGTTAATAAGCCAACGCTTGTAATTAGTCATAACAAAACGCTGGCTGCGCAGCTTTACGGCGAGTTTAAACAGTTTTTTCCTAACAACGCCGTTGAGTATTTTATCAGCTACTACGATTTTTATCAACCCGAAGCTTACTTGCCCTCAACGGATAAATACATCGCCAAAGATTTTCGCATCAACGACGAAATTGATCGCCTGCGGCTTCGTGCCACGAGCGCCGTTTTGAGCGGACGAAAGGATGTGATTATCGTTAGTTCCGTGAGTTGCATTTATGGCTTGGGCTCGCCGGACGAGTGGGCGTCCCAGATTATTTTCCTTGAAACGGGCATGGAAAAATCGCGGCGCGAGCTTTTAAACGAGTTGGTTTCAATTCACTACACGCGAAACGATGTGGAGCTGGTGCGCGGCAAGTTTCGCGTTCGCGGCGACATTATCGACATCGTGCCGGCTTATGAGGATTACGGCGTAAGGATTGAATTTTTTGGCGATGAAATCGATAGGCTGCAACTCTTTGAGATTAAAACCGGCGATGTCTTCGAGGAGGTTTCCGACTTTGCGATTTATCCAGCCAAGCAATTTGTCACGATGGAAGAGAATTTGCATAAGGGCATCAAAGCGATTGAAAAAGAACTGGCCTCGCGGCTCAATGTGTTGCGCAGCGAGGATAAATTGGTGGAGGCGCAACGCTTGGAAGAACGCACGCGCTACGACATCGAGATGATGAAAGAACTTGGCTATTGCTCCGGCGTGGAAAATTACTCGCGCCATTTGAGCGGTCGCGGCGAGGGCGAAAAGCCATATTGCTTACTGGATTATTTTATTGATAACGATTATTTGGTCGTCATTGACGAGTCGCATGTCACCTTGCCGCAGATTCGCGCGATGTATGCTGGCGACCGCTCGCGCAAGTCGATTTTAGTCGAGCACGGTTTCCGCCTGCCGTCGGCGTTGGACAACCGTCCGCTGAAGTTTGAGGAGTTTCAAGCGATGACGCCGCAAACAATTTATGTGAGCGCCACGCCGGGCGATTATGAATTGCAGCAATCTGGCGGCGTGGTGGTCGAGCAAATTATTCGTCCGACAGGCTTGCTCGACCCGAGCATCGATGTGCGTCCGGTGAAAAATCAAATCGACGATTTGCTGGCGGAAATTCGGATGCGAGCCAAAATTGGCGAAAAAATCCTAACGATGACGCTCACCAAACGCATGTCGGAAGATTTGCAAGATTATCTGGAAAAAGTGGGCGTTCGTTCGCAATATCTGCATTCCGAAATCAAGAGCCTCGATCGCGTTCAAATTTTGCGCGAACTTCGCATGGGCGAATTTGATGTGCTCGTCGGCGTGAATCTTTTGCGCGAGGGATTGGATTTGCCGGAAGTCTCGCTCGTCGCCATTTTGGACGCCGATAAAGAAGGCTTTTTGCGCGATAAAAAATCGCTGTTACAGATTTCCGGGCGCGCGGCGCGAAATTCGAACGGCAAGGTCATTTTTTACGCGGACAAAATGACGGAATCGATGCGGGCAGTGATTAATGAAACCGAGCGCCGCCGCGCCATCCAAATTGCCTACAACGAGGCGAACGGCATTGTGCCGAAGACGATTCACAAGTCGTTGGAACAAGTGATGACGTCCACGAGCGTTGCCGATGCGCAGCGTCGCCAAAAACGCGCAAGAATGCAGGTGGAAAGCGGCGTGGAAAACTTGCTTGAGGAGGTCATTGAGAAAATGACGAAGGAAGAAAAATTGGCGATGATTGATCAAATGACGGAGGAAATGGTGGATGCGGCTGAACGTACGGATTACGAAAAAGCCGCATACCTGCGCGACGAAATCCGCCGGCTGCAAAATGCGCTGAATGGACAAAAGTCATAA
- a CDS encoding M23 family metallopeptidase: MLVDKKQQQLQSKLVKLTESLNQMNVKLADLSKSDDLLRQKVNLPVLSEDEKEMGVGGSRELALEDGVPSELINESEKLIDQMGKKVEQQQASYLEIMRKYETNQKLFDCIPAIRPTDGKITSGFGMRFHPIYKVRRFHAGLDFSASIGTPVYATGNGVIQHVITDGGYGKLVIIDHGFGYKTVYAHLSEFNVHSGQQVKRGDVIAYSGNTGVSEGPHVHYEVIKNGVKMNPVNFMFDDLSPSEYIASLAEVE; the protein is encoded by the coding sequence TTGTTAGTTGATAAAAAACAACAGCAGCTTCAATCAAAGCTGGTAAAGCTGACGGAAAGTTTGAATCAGATGAATGTAAAGCTTGCGGATCTCTCAAAGTCGGACGATTTGCTGCGTCAAAAGGTCAATTTGCCAGTTTTAAGTGAAGACGAAAAAGAAATGGGAGTTGGTGGCTCGCGCGAGTTAGCGCTTGAAGATGGCGTGCCATCGGAGTTGATTAACGAGTCTGAAAAGTTAATTGACCAGATGGGCAAAAAAGTTGAGCAGCAGCAGGCGAGTTATCTTGAGATCATGCGAAAATATGAAACCAACCAAAAGCTCTTTGATTGCATTCCTGCTATTCGGCCAACAGACGGTAAAATTACAAGTGGCTTTGGAATGAGATTTCATCCGATTTACAAAGTTCGTCGTTTTCACGCCGGCCTAGATTTTTCCGCATCAATCGGCACACCGGTTTATGCAACAGGAAATGGGGTGATTCAGCATGTTATCACCGATGGCGGCTATGGAAAGTTGGTGATCATCGATCACGGTTTTGGCTACAAAACGGTATACGCTCATCTTTCAGAGTTTAATGTTCATTCAGGACAGCAAGTCAAGCGCGGCGATGTGATTGCATATTCAGGAAATACAGGTGTTTCAGAGGGGCCGCATGTGCATTATGAGGTTATTAAAAATGGGGTAAAAATGAATCCAGTTAATTTTATGTTTGATGATTTGAGCCCATCTGAATATATTGCGTCCCTTGCTGAAGTAGAGTAA